Proteins encoded in a region of the Paucidesulfovibrio longus DSM 6739 genome:
- a CDS encoding DDE-type integrase/transposase/recombinase, producing the protein MFRVNETLACNGSIYRILHLTPEYATWISLDDPSAFPVQVSLMELRAGLEDGTVKREEDPFAKLALLTPEEGSTARIKRDKNHALILPIINDPRCYEPKMRGAAMRRIVDSGEATKRHLFTLIRRYWQRGQTPNALLPDYRNSGGRGKSRKAENKLGRPRMHSPGIGAIIDAQTERLFRIALDRHYLKETTAGFPYAYRRFLDLYENMFPDTPKSEMPTKGQMYHFYRREYGQADRVKKRMNPLEYNKDGRPLTGTAGADVAGPGSRFEIDATIADIYLVSDSDRRNIVGRPVVYLVVDVFSRMIAGLYIGFRAPSYAMAIQALAVAMTDKVAWCQKHGLEITHEQWPVSGIPDAILADRGELLGSQIEALENSFSVRIENTPPYRGDAKGIVERYFNTIQAGFKPYAPGVVNGTLVKKHGGRDYRLDAVLTLRDFREIIIASVLMHNQSHPLDKYDRTADMPADLPMTPLAIWNWGIQHRTGRLRSAPEDALRISLLPRTSARISELGVSVFGLYYSSPEIVQQGWLHRAKGICRPTGLYAAYDPANADCIYLFPEKGGSTVWKCQLTTRCREFSGCSFWDVWETRAVQKKTQATTHMTAEGEQRRLDRFVEEKIQSAQRQADTTEKLSNSARIRAIRNNKSQAIKEEQRIPFYLPETSPKGNPAKIVHIHNVPGEDCEFPSFIDELYDEDE; encoded by the coding sequence GGGCGGGCCTGGAGGACGGGACAGTGAAGCGGGAGGAAGACCCCTTCGCGAAACTCGCATTGCTGACGCCCGAAGAAGGAAGCACGGCGCGAATCAAACGCGACAAAAACCATGCGCTGATCCTCCCAATTATAAACGACCCACGCTGCTACGAGCCCAAAATGCGGGGAGCAGCGATGAGACGAATAGTTGATTCAGGAGAAGCGACCAAACGCCATTTGTTCACGCTGATTCGCCGCTATTGGCAACGAGGGCAGACCCCCAACGCTCTTCTACCGGATTATCGGAACTCGGGCGGTCGGGGGAAAAGTCGAAAAGCGGAAAACAAGTTGGGCAGACCTCGAATGCATAGTCCAGGCATTGGAGCGATCATCGACGCCCAAACTGAGCGGCTCTTTCGTATAGCCCTCGATCGTCACTACCTGAAGGAAACCACGGCGGGCTTCCCTTATGCGTACCGCCGATTTTTGGATCTGTATGAAAACATGTTTCCGGACACCCCAAAATCGGAAATGCCCACCAAGGGGCAGATGTACCATTTCTACAGACGAGAATACGGGCAAGCGGATCGTGTCAAAAAACGCATGAATCCGTTGGAATACAACAAAGACGGCAGACCGCTGACTGGCACTGCCGGTGCCGATGTCGCCGGCCCAGGCTCGCGATTTGAAATCGACGCCACCATAGCGGATATCTATCTGGTGTCCGATAGTGACCGGCGCAACATTGTTGGGCGCCCTGTCGTCTATCTTGTGGTCGATGTATTCAGCCGCATGATTGCGGGGCTGTACATTGGATTCCGGGCACCGTCGTACGCAATGGCAATTCAGGCCCTTGCAGTGGCCATGACAGACAAGGTTGCATGGTGCCAAAAGCATGGTCTTGAAATTACTCATGAGCAATGGCCAGTCTCAGGAATTCCAGACGCAATACTTGCTGACCGAGGAGAACTCTTGGGCAGCCAGATTGAAGCCTTGGAAAACAGCTTCTCGGTACGGATTGAAAACACCCCTCCCTATCGTGGCGACGCTAAGGGTATTGTTGAGCGCTATTTCAACACGATTCAAGCTGGCTTCAAGCCGTACGCGCCTGGCGTGGTGAACGGAACCCTGGTCAAAAAACATGGAGGAAGGGACTATCGACTGGACGCCGTTCTGACACTCCGCGATTTCCGTGAAATAATCATCGCCTCGGTCCTGATGCATAATCAGTCCCATCCCCTGGACAAATACGACCGAACAGCAGACATGCCTGCCGACCTGCCTATGACGCCGTTAGCCATATGGAACTGGGGCATACAGCACAGGACGGGAAGACTCCGCTCGGCCCCCGAAGACGCGCTACGTATCAGCCTGCTGCCTCGGACCAGTGCAAGGATATCGGAACTGGGAGTTTCAGTCTTCGGTCTATACTACTCCTCTCCGGAAATTGTGCAGCAGGGATGGCTTCACAGAGCCAAGGGAATTTGTCGACCGACAGGTCTGTACGCAGCCTACGACCCTGCCAATGCGGATTGCATCTATTTATTCCCGGAAAAGGGCGGCTCCACCGTCTGGAAGTGCCAACTGACAACACGCTGCCGCGAATTTTCTGGCTGCTCGTTCTGGGATGTATGGGAAACTCGGGCCGTACAAAAGAAAACCCAAGCCACGACACACATGACGGCTGAGGGGGAACAAAGGCGTCTGGACCGTTTCGTGGAAGAGAAGATTCAATCCGCTCAGCGCCAAGCAGACACCACTGAGAAGCTGAGCAACAGTGCTCGAATCCGCGCCATACGGAACAATAAATCCCAGGCAATAAAAGAAGAGCAACGCATTCCGTTCTACCTTCCGGAGACGTCCCCTAAGGGTAACCCAGCAAAGATAGTTCATATCCATAATGTGCCGGGCGAGGATTGCGAATTTCCGAGCTTCATAGACGAGCTCTATGACGAGGACGAATAA